A stretch of DNA from Mycobacterium senriense:
AGGGCATACCGATTGCCGTGGCCGGCCGGCACCGTGGTCTACGAGATCGATCAGCCGGAGGTCATCGCCTTCAAGACCGACACGCTCGCCGCGCTCGGCGCCGCCCCCACCGCCGAGCGCCGCACCATCAGCATCGACCTGCGCGACGACTGGCCGGCGGCCCTGCGCGAGGGCGGATTTGACGTCTCCCAGCCGACCGCGTGGAGCGCCGAAGGGCTGCTGCCCTATCTGCCGCCCGAGGCCCAGGACCGGCTGTTCGACAACATCACCGCGCTCAGCGCCCCGGGCAGCCGGTTGGCGACCGAACACGTGCCCGACCCCAACGCGTTCTCCGACGAGCGCTTGGCGCGCATCTCCGAACGCTGGCAGCGCTTCGGATTCAACCTCAACGCGGCCGACCTGTTCTACCGAGGTGAGCGCAGCGTCGTGGTCGACTACCTGACCCGTAACGGCTGGCAGGTGACGCCGTCTCCCGCCCGGGAGTTGTACGTCCGCAACGGTTTCGAATTTCCCGAGGACGAGATGGCGGCCACCTTCGGTGAGATGAGCTACGTCGCCGCCACCCTCAGGTGACGCTCCGTTAGGGTTCGACTATGTCACGCACTCACGATGATGAGTGGGATCTGGCGTCCAGCGTCGGCGCGACCGCGACCATGGTCGCGGCCGGGCGTGCGATGGCGACCAAGGATCCCCGCGGTTTGATCAACGATCCGTTCGCCGAGCCGCTGGTGCGCGCGGTCGGGGTGGACTTCTTCACCAAGATGATGGACGGCGACCTCGACGTGGACGCGATCGAGAATGCCTCGCCGGTGCGCATCCAGTCGATGGTCAACGGAATGGCCGTGCGCACCAAGTACTTTGATGACTACTTCATCGACTCCACCGGCGGCGGTGTGCGTCAGGTGGTGATCCTGGCCTCCGGGCTGGACTCGCGCGCCTTCCGGCTGCCCTGGCCGGCCGGCACGGTGGTCTACGAGATCGACCAGCCGCGCGTGATCGAGTTCAAGAGCAACACCCTGGCCGATGTCGGCGCCGAGCCGACAGCGTCGCGGCGCACCATCCCCATCGATCTGCGTGCGGACTGGCCCGCCGCGCTGAAGGCGGCGGGATTCGACACGACGGCGCCGACGGCCTGGCTGGCCGAGGGTCTGCTGATCTACCTGCCGCCCGACGCCCAGGATCGCCTGTTCGACAACATCACCGCGCTCAGCGCACCGGGCAGCACCATCGCCACCGAATTCGTGCCCGGCATCGTGGATTTCGACGCGGAACGGGTACGCGAGCTGACCGGGTCATTCCGGGAGCACGGCGTCGACATCGACATGGCGTCGCTGGTCTACGCCGGCGAACGCAACCACGTCGTCGACTACCTGTCCAGCATCGGGTGGCGACCCGAGGGCATCACCCGAACCGAATTGTTCGAGCGCAACGGCATCGAGGCGCCTGCCCCGGAGAACGACGACCCGCTCGGCGAGATCATCTTCATCAGCGCCAAGCTGGCGGGCTAGTAGCGATCGCAAGCACGGCGTAGCCGGGCGCTGGGGGTCGCCACCATCGGGCTAGAGCCGCCAGGGCCCCGGCCACAACGCGCTGGCCCCGGTGTAGGACCTTTCCACGTTGTCCAGGATGCCGCCGATGGTGCGGCCCAGCAGTGCGCCCAGCGCGTCGGGTACCGACGCGGCGGCCGGTTGCGAGGAGGCCCGTGGCCGCAGCATGTCCAGCAGCGAGCCGCCCGGGTAGGTCACCACGCGCACGTCGGTGTCCTCGTCAAGTCCGGCAAGGATTTTCGCGCGGCGCAGCGCGGTGCGGAAGCCGCCCAGTTCGTCGACCAGCCCGCGCTCGCGCGCGTCGGCGCCGGTCCACACCCGGCCCCGGGCAACGCGATCGACGGCCTCGGTGGTCAGGTTGCGGCCGTCGGCGACGCGCTCCAGGAAGTCGGCGTACACCAGGTCGGCCTCGGCCTCCCGGTGGGCGCGCTGCTCCGGGGTGAAGGGCGTCTCGATCGACCAGGCATCGGCGTTAGCGTTGGTGCGCACGCTATCCAGCCCGACGCCGAGGCGCTCCAGCAGATCGCGAATCACCAGCTTGCCGGTGATCACGCCGATCGAACCGGTGATCGTCGCGGGGCTGGCCACGATCGCGTCGGCGGCCACCGCGATGTAGTAGCCGCCGGACGCGGCGACCGCACCCATCGACGCCACCACCGGCTTGCCTTGCTTGCGAGCCCTTTTCACTTCGCGCCAGAGGGTTTCGGACGCGGTCACCGAGCCGCCGGGGCTGTTCACTCGGAGCACGATCGCGGACACCGATTCGTCGGCGGCGGCCTCCCGCAACGCCGGGGCAATGGTGTCGCTGCCGACGGTGGAGGCGCCGAACGGCAAAAACTGCGGTCCGCCACGTCCGTCGACGATCGTGCCGTCGATGTTGATGACGGCCACCTTCGGCTTGGGGCGGCGTCCGGGAACCGAGGGCACCGGCGGGGTCAGTCGGGGCCGGGCCGCGCCGGCATAACGCGACAGGTACAGCCGCGGTGGCGTGTTCTCCTCGGAAACATCTTGCACACCAACCAGTTCCGCGATGTAGTCATAGGCTTCGTCCCGGAATCCGATCCGGTCGACCAGTCCCGACGACACGGCCTCCTCGCGCAACAGCGGGGCCCGGTCGGCCAGCCCGTCGAGCACACCGGCGTCGAGTTTGCGCGAGTCCGCCACGGCCTCCCACACCTGCTCCTGCAGGCTTTCCAGCATCCGGGTGACGGCCTCGCGGTGGGCCTCGGTGAAGCCGTATTCGGTGAAACGGTTTGCGGCCGACTTGTATTCGCCGCGCGCGACGAATTGGGCTTCGATGCCGGCCTTGTCGAACGCGTCACGCAGGAAGGTGGCATTGCTGGCGAAGCCGATCAGCCCGACGCTTCCGGCGGGCTGCATCCAGACCTCTCCGAACGCCGAAGCCAGGTAGTACGACAACGTGCCCGGGTAGGTCTCGGCCCAGGCCAGTGACGGCTTGACGGCGGTGAACGCGACGATGGCCTCGCGCAGCTCCTGCACCGCGGCCGACGGCGACGCGCTGAGTTGAACCCGGGCGATCAGCCCGGCCACCCGCGGGTCCTCGGCCGCCCGGTAGATGGCGGCGACCATGTCGCGCAGCGCGACCGACCGGCTGCCCCCGGTGATGATCGCCAGCGGATCGAAGCCCGACGTCTCCGGCGGCATCGAGCGGAGGTCCAATTCGAGCACGCAGCCATTGGGCACCCCGTGATGGCGGGCGGTGTCGACCCGGCCGGCGAGGGCCCGAACCTCGCCGACGCCGGGGATCGAAGGCAGGAAAGCGAACATGTCTGCAGACTACCGATGCGCGGCCGTACGGTGGTCGGGTGAGGTTTTCCATCGCGATCCCGCAGTTCGACTACGACGGCTTCGACGGCGCCGGGTTGCGCGCATTTCTCGCGCGCGCCGAGGAGCTCCGGTTCGAGGGCGGCTGGCTGCTCGAGCAAATCATCGGGCCCGCACCGCTGCTGGCGCCGCTGGAGCTGCTGGCGTACTGCGCGGCCTGCACCGAGCGGCTGCGCCTGGGCGTCGGGGTCCTGGTCACGTCGTTGCACGATCCGCTGCAGTTGGCCTCGGCCGCCACCGCCGTCGACCGGCTCAGCCACGGGGGCCTTGACATCGGTGTCGCACCCGGGGGCGGCAGGCGGCAATTCGCGGCCTTCGGTGTGGACAAGGACACCTTCATCTCGTATTTCACCGAGGGCCTGGAGCTGATGAAGGCGGCGTGGTCCGACGAGCCGCGGGTGACGTTTCACGGCCGGTTCCGCGACGTCGACGACCTGCCGATCCAGCCCAAGCCGATGCAGCGGCCGCATCCGCCGATCTGGTTCGGGGGCCTCGCACCCAAGGCGCTGGCCCGCGCGGTGCGGCACGGCGACTCGTTCTTGGGCGCCGGGTCGTCGACCACCGAGGCGTTCGCCGAGGCCGTGACCGTCGTGCGCCGCGAACTCGACGAACAGCAGAAGGACCCCGCGAATTTCACCATCGGCAAACGGGTGTACCTGATGGTCGACGACGACGCGACCAAAGCCCGGGAGCGTGTGCTCGCCGGGCTGGACCGCATCTACGGAAAGATGCCCGGTGTGCAGGACGTACCGGTGTCCGGCACACCCGACGACGTGGCGCGCGGGTTGCGTGAGGTCATCGACGCCGGAGCGCAGATGGTGCTGTTGAACCCCGTCGGCACCGATGCCGCCGAAAACCACGAGCAGATGGAACGCCTTGCCGCAGAAGTGATTCCGCAGCTGGATTAGCTAGGACAGTTCGGTCGCCGAACCGCCTGCGGCGGTAATCTTCTCGCGGGCGCTGCCGCTGAACTTGTGCGCGGTCACCTCGACCTTGACCGTCAGCTTGCCGTCGCCGAGGACCTTGACCAGCGAGTTGCGGCGAACCGCACCCTTGGCCACCAGCTCGTCCACGCCGATGGAACCGCCCTGCGGGAAAAGCCGATTCAGGTCGCCGACGTTGACGATCTCGTACTCGGTGCGGAACCGGTTGCGGAAGCCCTTGAGCTTGGGCAGCCGCATGTGGATCGGCATCTGGCCACCCTCGAAGGTCGCCGGCACGTTCTTGCGTGCCTTGGTGCCCTTGGTACCGCGCCCGGCGGTCTTACCCTTCGAGCCCTCACCGCGACCGACCCGGGTGCGGGCGGTCTTCGAGCCGCGTGCCGGCTTGAGGTCGTGCAGCTTGATCGTCATTTGGTCTCCTCCACCTCAACCAGGTGGCTCACCGCCGCGATCAGTCCGCGGGTCTGTGGATTGTCCTCGCGAACCACCGACTGGCGAATCTTCCGCAGACCCAGGGTGCGCAGGGACTCGCGCTGCTTCCAGCGGGCCCCGATGGTGCTGCGCACCTGGGTGATCTTCAGTTGACTACTCATGGTTGTGCCGTTGCCTCTCGTGCCGCCGCACTGGCCATCGCGTCACTTTCGCGGCGCGCCTTGAGCATTCCGGCCGGCGCAACGTCCTCGATGGGCAGGCCGCGGCGAGCGGCCACCTCCTCGGGGCGCTGCAGCAGCTTGAGCGCGGCGACGGTCGCGTGCACCACGTTGATCGCGTTGTCGCTACCCAGCGACTTGGCCAGGATGTCGTGCACGCCGGCGCATTCCAGCACCGCACGGGCGGCGCCACCGGCGATCACACCGGTACCGGGGCTGGCCGGGCGCAGCAGCACCACGCCGGCGGCCGCCTCACCCTGCACCGGATGCGTGATGGTCCCGCGGATCAGCGGCACCCGGAAGAAGCCCTTGCGGGCCTCCTCGACGCCCTTGGCGATGGCCGCGGGAACTTCCTTGGCCTTGCCGTAGCCGACACCGACCATGCCGTTGCCGTCGCCGACGATCACCAACGCGGTGAAGCTGAATCGCCGACCACCCTTGACCACCTTGGAGACACGGTTGATCGCGACAACCCGCTCCAGGTAGTTGCTCTTGTCGCCGTCGCGGTCGCGGCCTCCACGACCGCCGTCGCCACGACGACCGCGGCTGTCGCGGTCACCGCGCGAGTCACGGCTGTCGCCGGCGCCTTGTCCGCCGGTCGGCTGCTCCGCCATTATGCGGTCCTTCCAGTCGTGTTCAAGCTCTTGTCCATCAGAATTGCAATCCGTTCTCGCGAGCGGCATCGGCCAGCGCCGCGATCCGTCCGCCGTAGGTGTATCCGCCACGGTCGAAGACCACGCTGTCGATGCCGGCGGCCTTGGCGCGCTCGGCGATCAGCTGGCCCACCCGCACGCTGCGGGCTTTCTTGTCGCCCTGCA
This window harbors:
- a CDS encoding class I SAM-dependent methyltransferase, producing the protein MTTDAGRTDGDSWGPAHSVGATATMVAASRAVASQGPDALLDDPLADPLVRAVGLDPFIRIVDGEIDFEDDPLFNRKSRAEQITVRTRFFDDFFIGATKDGVRQAVILASGLDTRAYRLPWPAGTVVYEIDQPEVIAFKTDTLAALGAAPTAERRTISIDLRDDWPAALREGGFDVSQPTAWSAEGLLPYLPPEAQDRLFDNITALSAPGSRLATEHVPDPNAFSDERLARISERWQRFGFNLNAADLFYRGERSVVVDYLTRNGWQVTPSPARELYVRNGFEFPEDEMAATFGEMSYVAATLR
- a CDS encoding class I SAM-dependent methyltransferase, translating into MSRTHDDEWDLASSVGATATMVAAGRAMATKDPRGLINDPFAEPLVRAVGVDFFTKMMDGDLDVDAIENASPVRIQSMVNGMAVRTKYFDDYFIDSTGGGVRQVVILASGLDSRAFRLPWPAGTVVYEIDQPRVIEFKSNTLADVGAEPTASRRTIPIDLRADWPAALKAAGFDTTAPTAWLAEGLLIYLPPDAQDRLFDNITALSAPGSTIATEFVPGIVDFDAERVRELTGSFREHGVDIDMASLVYAGERNHVVDYLSSIGWRPEGITRTELFERNGIEAPAPENDDPLGEIIFISAKLAG
- the sppA gene encoding signal peptide peptidase SppA, with translation MFAFLPSIPGVGEVRALAGRVDTARHHGVPNGCVLELDLRSMPPETSGFDPLAIITGGSRSVALRDMVAAIYRAAEDPRVAGLIARVQLSASPSAAVQELREAIVAFTAVKPSLAWAETYPGTLSYYLASAFGEVWMQPAGSVGLIGFASNATFLRDAFDKAGIEAQFVARGEYKSAANRFTEYGFTEAHREAVTRMLESLQEQVWEAVADSRKLDAGVLDGLADRAPLLREEAVSSGLVDRIGFRDEAYDYIAELVGVQDVSEENTPPRLYLSRYAGAARPRLTPPVPSVPGRRPKPKVAVINIDGTIVDGRGGPQFLPFGASTVGSDTIAPALREAAADESVSAIVLRVNSPGGSVTASETLWREVKRARKQGKPVVASMGAVAASGGYYIAVAADAIVASPATITGSIGVITGKLVIRDLLERLGVGLDSVRTNANADAWSIETPFTPEQRAHREAEADLVYADFLERVADGRNLTTEAVDRVARGRVWTGADARERGLVDELGGFRTALRRAKILAGLDEDTDVRVVTYPGGSLLDMLRPRASSQPAAASVPDALGALLGRTIGGILDNVERSYTGASALWPGPWRL
- a CDS encoding LLM class flavin-dependent oxidoreductase, with the translated sequence MRFSIAIPQFDYDGFDGAGLRAFLARAEELRFEGGWLLEQIIGPAPLLAPLELLAYCAACTERLRLGVGVLVTSLHDPLQLASAATAVDRLSHGGLDIGVAPGGGRRQFAAFGVDKDTFISYFTEGLELMKAAWSDEPRVTFHGRFRDVDDLPIQPKPMQRPHPPIWFGGLAPKALARAVRHGDSFLGAGSSTTEAFAEAVTVVRRELDEQQKDPANFTIGKRVYLMVDDDATKARERVLAGLDRIYGKMPGVQDVPVSGTPDDVARGLREVIDAGAQMVLLNPVGTDAAENHEQMERLAAEVIPQLD
- the rplO gene encoding 50S ribosomal protein L15, which produces MTIKLHDLKPARGSKTARTRVGRGEGSKGKTAGRGTKGTKARKNVPATFEGGQMPIHMRLPKLKGFRNRFRTEYEIVNVGDLNRLFPQGGSIGVDELVAKGAVRRNSLVKVLGDGKLTVKVEVTAHKFSGSAREKITAAGGSATELS
- the rpmD gene encoding 50S ribosomal protein L30, which produces MSSQLKITQVRSTIGARWKQRESLRTLGLRKIRQSVVREDNPQTRGLIAAVSHLVEVEETK
- the rpsE gene encoding 30S ribosomal protein S5 gives rise to the protein MAEQPTGGQGAGDSRDSRGDRDSRGRRGDGGRGGRDRDGDKSNYLERVVAINRVSKVVKGGRRFSFTALVIVGDGNGMVGVGYGKAKEVPAAIAKGVEEARKGFFRVPLIRGTITHPVQGEAAAGVVLLRPASPGTGVIAGGAARAVLECAGVHDILAKSLGSDNAINVVHATVAALKLLQRPEEVAARRGLPIEDVAPAGMLKARRESDAMASAAAREATAQP